The window TTGCCATGCTGAACATAACAACAACCGAATTCATCGCCCCGGTGGTCAATCCGGTGCGAGATTTTCTATGGCCACTGAGCCAACCAACACCATGGATTGCACCGCCTCCGGGAGACCCCACGATCTCGAAAAGGGCCAAACCCAGGAAAGAAGAACGTCGATCGCCAATCTGAGTCGACACACCCAGAAGGCTGAGCTTGAGATAGCAGTGCCCGTGCATCTACACAGCCACCCCCAGGACCCCAATCTGGGGGGCTGGGATGGCCGGACGACCCGAGAATCCGTTCAATTAGTCAACCTAAAAGAAAGCTCCTCAGTTGGTGCTCATGGCGTTTGATACCTTCCTGACGTGAGTGACGTGTTTGTACATGGGTGAGGCCGACATCATTTGGTTAACTAACCGTGTCGCACTGATATTGCCCTAGCATTATTTAAGTTCACGCCTGGAGTTACGAACGCGATGACGGAATTCGGGTCCGCCAAGTCGATTCTGGCATCGTGGGTGATGTTTGTCTACGTGCTGAGCTACATGGTTGGGTCGTTTTTGATGGCGCTCCTATCGGAGCTGTACGGCCGGGTCCCATTATACCACGCGTGCAATATTCTATTCTCAATCTTCACCAGGCTATTGGGGATAACTATCGGCCTGTTCTGGTACGAATTGTCCGTGCAAGTGTACACCCATTAAATTGTCCTGATATTTAGCACGAGCGTATTCGGTATAGGCCTGATCACGATTTTCATGTCCGCAAATACCTGCCTAAGAAACTCTCGTACTTCCTGCGCGGTACCTCTGACTGCCGCAAACACAGCCATGCGTTCACTTGTAGGTGCAGTTCTTCCACTGGCCCGCCCATCGATGTGTAGAGCCCTCGGTCTCGGATGGGGCAATTCGGTATTGGCGTTCATCGCCCTGCCATGTGCGTCGTGCCGATGCTGCTCACCCGGTATGGGCCTGCGAGTCGGACCCATTCCCGGTTTCAAGTTCGTCTCCGATTGTCTTTCTACTCTTCTGCATTGCGTTTTGCATTCCATGACCGGATAGAAGTATGTTGATTTGATCCACACGTCCTGCGTGATAGACTAGATTCATGATAACAGGGCATGCTTTAACTGTTCTGCGATCCCTCTCTAAGCTCTCTTCTACCCGATGCGGGCGGTTACAACACTGTCATGAATCGCTCTTGTCCTCCTTCCATACGAGCCATCCAACAATCGCCAATCCTTTGAGAAAGGCCGCCGTCCACAACGCACCCATCATTTCCACAGAACTGTGTGCCCACAGGCCTCCGAGAACGACTCCCACTAAGAGGCACATAACGGCTGCTGCGCGCCGCATCTGCTCGGCGTTGCTGAAGGCCTTGAGGGAGAGCAGGTCCGGATGAGAAAATAGGTCACAGTAAACGCTGGTGAGAACAACGCTGGTCAAGCCATTGTACTTCAACACCCGACTGGTCACTGCTTGACCACTGCTCTGAAAGGCTACCAGAGCTATCGGAACGAGAACAAACCAGCTCATCGGCGTGTCCCGGGCCGGTCGGTACACAGTTACAATGACAGCGGCGATCGAGACGCAGACCAATTGGGCCACAAACGAGGCGCAGAGCACCCAGCGCGACCGTGGAGCGAACAGCCGGTGAAAGGCGGCGAAGCACAGCGAGCCCAGGCAGAAGCCAGCGATGGAGACTCCGGACTTGATCCAGCGGTCGTCCTCGGTACCCACGAGGCCCAAGCCAAAGTACACGGTGTTTCCGGTTTGCATGCTGACGAAGGAGCCCCAGATGAACACTGCCGAGCTATCCAAGAGCCCTGTGATGATATAGCAGAAAAGTAGGAGTAGGTCGCCCCGGTGCGGATCGAGGTCGCTCCGTAGATACCGCGAGAGACGCGAACGAGATGGGCGGGCATCTCCACCCAGTAATGGCCGAGTCTCATCAGGCATGGTTGATGGTGGTTGGGTtgaaagaagggagagaaCGGGAAAAGAGTGTACGATCCGAGAACAATTAGGTATTGTTGTTCCCCTCAACCAAACCTAACTTCTCCGCAGTGGCGTCATGCATTGACTTTCCCCGGGCAAACGGGCCAGCGCGTGAGGGGATGGTTAACCGACTAATTATTGACCCTAACTGATTAATTACGCAATGACCGGATCATTCGGCGCCTTCTTGTTAAC of the Penicillium psychrofluorescens genome assembly, chromosome: 1 genome contains:
- a CDS encoding uncharacterized protein (ID:PFLUO_001315-T1.cds;~source:funannotate); this encodes MPDETRPLLGGDARPSRSRLSRYLRSDLDPHRGDLLLLFCYIITGLLDSSAVFIWGSFVSMQTGNTVYFGLGLVGTEDDRWIKSGVSIAGFCLGSLCFAAFHRLFAPRSRWVLCASFVAQLVCVSIAAVIVTVYRPARDTPMSWFVLVPIALVAFQSSGQAVTSRVLKYNGLTSVVLTSVYCDLFSHPDLLSLKAFSNAEQMRRAAAVMCLLVGVVLGGLWAHSSVEMMGALWTAAFLKGLAIVGWLVWKEDKSDS